One part of the Chlamydiota bacterium genome encodes these proteins:
- a CDS encoding outer membrane lipoprotein carrier protein LolA translates to MNTLRSTIPAAALLIAGCASPAAAPPPPAEATQEAPAPVRPAGTAASPVARTGGVTTEEVLKRMEEAGRALVALRADFRQERTYALFGEKRVSSGTIRYKRPGMMRWEYREPDRTAIFLKEGRALMYMPEIRQAQRISLARDRKTESLLIGFGNTAEEIRRNFEAEASAGPDGMPVLDLVPKSADLKSQFQRLRLVIDPARGIPVRSERFETGGDTTVFIFSNVTTDAPMDDAEFDFRIPPGTEVVEY, encoded by the coding sequence ATGAACACGCTGCGCTCGACGATCCCGGCCGCGGCGCTCCTCATCGCGGGGTGCGCGTCCCCCGCAGCCGCCCCGCCCCCGCCCGCGGAGGCGACGCAGGAGGCGCCGGCGCCTGTCCGCCCCGCCGGGACGGCCGCGTCGCCCGTGGCCCGGACAGGCGGCGTCACGACCGAGGAGGTGTTGAAGAGGATGGAGGAGGCGGGCCGGGCGCTCGTCGCGCTCCGGGCCGACTTCCGGCAGGAGCGGACCTACGCGCTCTTCGGGGAGAAACGCGTCTCCTCCGGCACGATCCGCTACAAGCGGCCGGGGATGATGCGCTGGGAGTACCGGGAACCCGACCGCACCGCGATATTCCTCAAGGAGGGGCGGGCCCTGATGTACATGCCGGAGATCAGGCAGGCGCAGAGGATATCGCTCGCGCGGGACCGGAAGACCGAGTCGCTCCTCATCGGCTTCGGCAACACGGCGGAGGAGATCAGGCGGAACTTCGAGGCCGAGGCCTCCGCCGGGCCCGACGGGATGCCGGTCCTCGACCTCGTCCCGAAATCGGCCGACCTCAAGTCGCAGTTCCAGCGGCTCCGTCTCGTCATCGACCCGGCGCGCGGGATCCCGGTGCGGAGCGAGCGGTTCGAAACGGGCGGGGACACGACCGTCTTCATCTTTTCGAACGTGACGACCGACGCGCCGATGGACGACGCGGAGTTCGACTTCCGCATCCCCCCGGGGACCGAGGTCGTGGAGTACTAG
- a CDS encoding ABC transporter ATP-binding protein — MNDAAAFVVAAGLHKIYRSAAGDCEALRGVDLEIGRGDFAALVGPSGCGKSTLLHIVGGLAAPTAGTVSVAGKRLDGLGDAALSRHRGRTTGFVFQRFNLLPTLSVRGNLALAQRIRGLDEAGIDALLERVGLASKMRRRPCELSMGEQQRAAIARALAHRPALLLADEPTGNLDSGNSARILDLLGEMHRDLGQTILLVTHDPGVAAAAGRIVRMRDGRIEA; from the coding sequence ATGAATGACGCGGCCGCCTTCGTCGTCGCCGCGGGGCTCCACAAGATCTACCGGAGCGCGGCCGGGGACTGCGAGGCGCTGCGCGGCGTCGACCTCGAGATCGGGCGGGGCGACTTCGCCGCGCTCGTCGGGCCGTCGGGCTGCGGGAAGTCGACGCTCCTCCACATCGTCGGCGGCCTCGCGGCGCCGACGGCGGGGACGGTCAGCGTCGCGGGGAAGCGCCTGGACGGGCTCGGCGACGCCGCCCTCTCACGCCACCGGGGGAGGACTACCGGCTTCGTCTTCCAGCGGTTCAACCTCCTCCCCACGCTCTCCGTCCGGGGCAACCTGGCCCTCGCCCAGAGGATCCGGGGGCTCGACGAGGCGGGGATCGACGCGCTCCTCGAACGGGTGGGCCTGGCGTCCAAGATGCGCCGCCGTCCCTGCGAGCTCTCGATGGGCGAGCAGCAGCGGGCGGCGATCGCGCGCGCCCTCGCGCACCGGCCCGCCCTCCTCCTCGCCGACGAACCGACCGGGAACCTCGACTCCGGCAACTCCGCCCGGATCCTCGACCTCCTCGGCGAGATGCACCGAGATCTCGGGCAGACGATCTTGCTGGTGACGCACGACCCCGGGGTCGCCGCGGCGGCCGGACGGATCGTCAGGATGCGCGACGGGCGGATCGAGGCCTAA
- a CDS encoding FtsX-like permease family protein: MTNLVVSNVLHRKTRSLVCVAAVGIGIALYLVLNGLCRGMISESAQRMRNTGASVIVQPAGSSGLLAFKGSSLPVRYGAEIETVDGVDAACPVLTWTTTIEKVIYVIYGLDLDRYEAVGGRLEMLEGRPWRGPGELLLDSRLAAANGYRVGDPIPLLGSRFAVAGIFRSGVGARVYLPLSTLQETMHLEGMCSLFFVKIVPGADAAEVAARIDARLPALRASALDRYEDAVVNEITGLREFFGVITSTALVISFLVILLTMYTTIVERTREIGILRSLGATRGRILRLVVGESLLLCALGAAAGVVFTVSARLWLARSHPLLTMELGVWGIARSTLLALAGGVLGALYPGFRAARVDPVEALSYE, from the coding sequence ATGACGAACCTCGTCGTCTCCAACGTCCTCCACCGCAAGACCCGGAGCCTCGTCTGCGTCGCGGCGGTCGGCATCGGCATCGCCCTCTACCTCGTCCTCAACGGCCTCTGCCGGGGGATGATCTCGGAGTCGGCGCAGCGGATGCGCAACACCGGCGCGAGCGTCATCGTGCAGCCGGCCGGCTCCTCGGGCCTGCTCGCCTTCAAGGGGAGCAGCCTCCCGGTGCGCTACGGCGCGGAGATCGAGACCGTCGACGGCGTGGACGCCGCCTGCCCGGTGCTCACCTGGACGACCACGATCGAAAAGGTCATCTACGTGATCTACGGCCTCGACCTCGACCGGTACGAGGCGGTCGGCGGGCGGCTCGAGATGCTCGAGGGCCGCCCCTGGCGCGGCCCCGGCGAGCTCCTCCTCGACAGCCGCCTCGCCGCCGCGAACGGCTACCGCGTCGGCGATCCGATCCCGCTGCTCGGATCCCGTTTCGCCGTGGCGGGGATATTCCGCAGCGGCGTCGGGGCGCGCGTCTACCTGCCGCTCTCGACGCTCCAGGAGACGATGCACCTCGAGGGGATGTGCTCGCTCTTCTTCGTGAAGATCGTCCCCGGCGCCGACGCGGCTGAGGTGGCCGCCCGCATCGACGCGCGCCTGCCGGCGCTCAGGGCGAGCGCGCTCGACCGGTACGAGGACGCGGTGGTGAACGAGATCACCGGGCTCCGCGAGTTCTTCGGGGTCATCACCTCGACGGCGCTCGTGATCAGCTTCCTCGTCATCCTCCTGACGATGTACACGACGATCGTGGAGCGGACCCGCGAGATCGGGATCCTCCGTTCGCTCGGGGCGACCCGCGGGCGGATCCTGCGCCTCGTGGTCGGCGAGTCGCTCCTGCTCTGCGCCCTCGGGGCCGCCGCCGGGGTCGTCTTCACCGTCTCCGCGCGGCTCTGGCTCGCCCGGTCGCACCCGCTCCTGACGATGGAACTCGGCGTCTGGGGTATCGCCCGCTCGACGCTCCTCGCCCTCGCGGGGGGCGTCCTCGGGGCGCTCTACCCCGGCTTCAGGGCCGCCCGCGTGGACCCGGTGGAGGCGCTCAGCTATGAATGA
- a CDS encoding 4Fe-4S dicluster domain-containing protein produces MRTAALRTVKAIVEAGLCHRCGACAAICPRGVLAPGDDAYPSWTGREEACTDCGLCVRVCTGTGFSFPEQSRRILGGETGVGDGHGRFLAAFLGHARDPEVRGGGTSGGVATALALHAIDTGKARGAFVVVPDETRGWKPKAAIARTRGEAAAGASSKYPACAALHLFRGIEKNGPYVFTGLPCHVQAVRRLAELNPAVGESLALVTGLFCHSCLDHRALRDLLEIYRIDEAAVERVEYRGGKLPGYIRARMKDGALRYLPYPHLGPDRYRPNAKECLTLFFKLYSPPRCRLCIDATSEFADVVVGDPWVKGWEAEAKLRGGYSFILARTERGLGALEKARADGALVLEPFPAERVASSHQPMVRMKRLRACRGIERRRRRGLRFPDYGYAAVPAATATLRESLRAATYLAADRPRLRRFLFRILLSRPGRLLVGAIFFRRRVVQTLVEKAKRRIRPAGA; encoded by the coding sequence ATGCGCACCGCGGCGCTCCGAACAGTGAAGGCGATCGTCGAGGCCGGCCTCTGCCACCGGTGCGGGGCGTGCGCGGCGATCTGCCCGCGCGGCGTCCTCGCCCCCGGCGACGATGCCTACCCGTCGTGGACGGGGAGGGAGGAGGCCTGCACCGACTGCGGCCTCTGCGTCCGCGTCTGTACCGGGACCGGGTTCTCGTTCCCCGAGCAGTCGCGCCGCATCCTCGGCGGCGAAACCGGGGTCGGCGACGGGCACGGCCGCTTCCTCGCGGCGTTCCTCGGCCACGCGCGCGATCCCGAGGTGCGGGGAGGCGGGACCTCCGGCGGCGTCGCGACGGCCCTCGCGCTTCACGCGATCGACACGGGGAAGGCGCGCGGGGCGTTCGTCGTCGTCCCCGACGAAACGCGGGGGTGGAAGCCGAAGGCGGCGATCGCGCGCACGCGCGGGGAGGCGGCGGCGGGCGCTTCCTCCAAGTACCCGGCCTGCGCGGCGCTCCACCTGTTCCGGGGGATCGAGAAAAACGGGCCGTACGTCTTCACCGGGCTCCCCTGCCACGTGCAGGCGGTGCGCCGGCTCGCCGAGCTGAACCCCGCGGTCGGGGAATCGCTCGCGCTCGTGACCGGCCTCTTCTGCCACTCCTGCCTCGACCACCGGGCGCTCCGCGACCTCCTCGAGATCTACCGGATCGACGAGGCGGCCGTCGAGCGCGTCGAGTATCGCGGCGGGAAGCTCCCCGGCTACATCCGGGCCCGGATGAAGGACGGCGCCCTGCGGTACCTCCCCTACCCGCACCTCGGCCCCGACCGATACCGGCCCAACGCCAAGGAGTGTCTCACCCTCTTCTTCAAGCTCTACTCCCCCCCCCGCTGCCGCCTCTGCATCGACGCGACATCCGAGTTCGCGGACGTCGTCGTCGGCGATCCGTGGGTGAAGGGGTGGGAGGCGGAGGCGAAGCTCCGCGGCGGCTACAGCTTCATACTCGCCCGCACCGAGCGGGGGCTGGGCGCCCTCGAGAAGGCGCGCGCGGACGGGGCGCTCGTCCTCGAGCCGTTCCCCGCGGAGCGCGTCGCGTCGAGCCACCAGCCGATGGTGCGCATGAAACGCCTGCGCGCCTGCCGCGGCATCGAACGGAGGAGGCGGCGGGGTCTCCGGTTTCCCGACTACGGCTACGCGGCCGTCCCCGCCGCAACGGCAACGCTGCGGGAATCGCTGCGCGCGGCGACCTACCTCGCCGCGGACAGGCCGCGCCTGCGGCGTTTCCTGTTCAGGATTCTGCTCTCGCGGCCGGGACGCCTGCTCGTGGGGGCGATCTTCTTCAGACGGAGGGTCGTCCAAACGCTCGTGGAGAAGGCGAAGCGGCGGATCCGCCCCGCGGGCGCCTGA
- a CDS encoding radical SAM protein: MHPVKIGRYASTAFNVLRKPLRMRNAPIHLILENTTVCPFSCIMCSRAREVEDPHHMAFDLYRRIIDEVDPLHLYLSAAGEPLLHPEQPRMIRYASEKGIKTCLVTTLAAHAFPLEELVRSGLDLLKVSMDGASEETYRRIRGTDFHPRVLQNVARIGEIKKRTGSPTPFIRFQFVVQKENFREAAEIVRLAHRCGVGAVFFKPLSIFRIEDLVADLVGGIDRGEFETSLREARRVARELKVRTNLDDFLSYLLPRHWEAYAGGEQFRTLARHCIVPWFSTFVRIHGEVSFCCYAKIQDAKVGSMAEESFERIWAGDRYRAMRAVLRTGGFPMPDCRLCVPQRLSHLFNYWKIIPGYHG; this comes from the coding sequence ATGCACCCGGTGAAGATCGGACGCTACGCGTCCACCGCCTTCAATGTCCTGCGCAAGCCGCTCCGCATGCGGAACGCCCCCATCCACCTGATCCTCGAGAACACCACCGTCTGCCCGTTCAGCTGCATCATGTGCTCACGCGCCCGGGAGGTGGAGGATCCGCACCATATGGCGTTCGACCTGTACCGGCGGATCATCGACGAGGTCGATCCGCTCCATCTGTACCTCTCCGCGGCCGGGGAGCCGCTGCTCCACCCCGAGCAGCCAAGGATGATCCGCTACGCATCGGAGAAGGGGATCAAGACCTGCCTCGTGACCACGCTCGCCGCCCACGCCTTCCCCCTCGAGGAGCTCGTGCGCAGCGGCCTCGACCTTCTCAAGGTCTCGATGGACGGGGCGTCCGAGGAGACCTATCGGCGGATCCGCGGGACCGACTTCCACCCGCGCGTGCTCCAGAACGTCGCCCGGATCGGGGAGATCAAGAAACGGACCGGCTCCCCGACCCCGTTCATCCGCTTCCAGTTCGTCGTGCAGAAGGAGAACTTCCGGGAGGCGGCGGAGATCGTCCGCCTCGCGCACCGCTGCGGCGTCGGGGCGGTCTTCTTCAAGCCGCTGTCGATCTTCCGGATCGAGGATCTGGTCGCGGATTTGGTGGGCGGGATTGACCGCGGCGAGTTCGAGACGTCCTTGCGGGAGGCGCGGCGGGTCGCCCGCGAGCTCAAGGTGCGCACCAACCTCGACGACTTCCTCTCCTACCTGCTCCCCCGCCACTGGGAGGCCTACGCGGGGGGGGAGCAGTTCCGCACCCTGGCGCGGCACTGCATCGTGCCATGGTTCTCCACGTTCGTGCGGATACACGGCGAGGTCTCCTTCTGCTGCTACGCCAAGATCCAGGACGCCAAGGTCGGTTCGATGGCCGAGGAGTCCTTCGAACGCATCTGGGCCGGCGACCGCTACCGCGCGATGCGCGCCGTGCTGCGGACCGGGGGGTTCCCGATGCCGGACTGCCGCCTGTGCGTGCCGCAGCGGCTCTCCCATCTGTTCAACTACTGGAAGATCATCCCCGGCTACCACGGCTGA
- a CDS encoding alpha/beta fold hydrolase — MRTIMSVVRRILPAAACLAAGIFIGAEGERLSTLFRCRIREVTFSGPKHHALVGRVYQPRGLPGRRYPAILFVHGLLPKGKDTPLYVHLMRRLARKGYLVFAFDLGGFGESGKAANYNIPRDCDFTRDTEAALSYMLRHLPVDRTRLAVAGHSMGANLAVAVGTKDERVGRIIAISPGNFMDTAGPESEGTSPLQRRFQRTVQCEITREQWERIKGPLNIFRYLPLRSSAQVLLIVAEADAANIIAYSARFHDRLEVPKRFVSIPDVNHNFGFDILSAEEMLEPAGVIRLARAIDKWMAAPSIGRGGREGAPESAPPLDRGGR, encoded by the coding sequence ATGCGCACCATCATGTCGGTAGTGCGACGGATCCTCCCCGCCGCGGCGTGCCTCGCCGCGGGGATTTTCATCGGCGCGGAGGGGGAGCGTCTCTCGACCCTGTTCCGCTGCCGGATCAGGGAGGTCACCTTCTCCGGCCCAAAGCACCACGCGCTCGTGGGCAGGGTCTACCAGCCCCGCGGCCTCCCCGGGCGGCGATACCCCGCGATCCTGTTCGTCCACGGCCTTCTCCCGAAAGGGAAGGACACGCCGCTGTACGTGCACCTGATGCGGCGGCTGGCCCGCAAGGGCTACCTCGTCTTCGCGTTCGACCTGGGCGGCTTCGGCGAGTCGGGCAAGGCCGCCAACTACAACATCCCGCGCGACTGCGATTTCACCCGCGACACGGAGGCCGCCCTGTCCTACATGCTCCGGCACCTCCCCGTGGACCGAACGCGGCTGGCCGTCGCCGGCCATTCGATGGGGGCCAATCTCGCCGTCGCCGTCGGGACGAAAGACGAGAGGGTCGGCAGGATCATCGCGATCTCGCCAGGGAACTTCATGGATACGGCCGGCCCCGAATCGGAGGGGACATCCCCCCTGCAGCGCCGCTTCCAGCGCACCGTCCAATGCGAGATCACCCGCGAGCAGTGGGAGAGGATCAAGGGGCCGCTGAACATATTCCGGTACCTGCCGCTGCGGAGCTCGGCGCAGGTCCTCCTGATCGTCGCCGAGGCCGACGCGGCCAACATCATCGCGTACAGCGCCAGGTTCCACGACCGCCTCGAGGTCCCGAAACGCTTCGTCTCGATCCCCGACGTCAATCACAACTTCGGCTTCGACATCCTCTCCGCGGAGGAGATGCTCGAACCCGCCGGCGTCATCCGCCTCGCGCGGGCCATAGACAAATGGATGGCGGCCCCGTCGATCGGCCGAGGCGGCCGGGAGGGCGCACCGGAGTCGGCGCCGCCGCTCGACCGAGGCGGACGATGA